The Ectothiorhodospiraceae bacterium 2226 region CATTCCCCCTCCTCCCAAAGCTCGGACCCCGCCTTTTGCAGCATGCGGTCGACTAGGCCCTTGAGCTGCGCGTCTTCGTCGGCCGCGTCTACGCGCTGCGCTTCCAGCGCCATGCTGTGCCGCGTGGACGCGAGTCTTTGCCTGGCCTTATGGGCCGCGCGCTCCTTGATCGTTTCCTCCAGCGGCTGCCGGGGAACGAGCGCGTACACGAGCCGACAATCCAACGCATGCGCGGCCTTTTCAAGGCTTTCGAGCGTGATCGCGCCCCTGGCTTCCGCCTTCTCGAGGGCGACGATGCGGGGCTGACTCACGCCCAGGCGCCGTCCGAGTTGCGCGGTGGTCATGCCCAACGCCTCGCGGATGGCCTTGACCCAGCCGCGCGGAGGGCGCAGAAGGGACTCGGAATCGCGTAGCGGATTCAACCTGGTATCGAGTTTTCGGCGTGCCGTGGCACGATCTTCCGAGCGCATATCAATAACCCCTAAGCAATTATCGAAGGTATCGATAATAGCATAAAGGTTATTTCGCGATACCCCATCGATAACCTGAGAGTTATACCATGAGGTGCACTGTCATTGCGGGGCAGATCAGCGCCTGTGGTAATTCGCGCGCTCCGGGATGACGTTGCGGATGCCGCCCCTCGGATCTTCGACGTCGCCTTGGTAGCGCGGCAGGAGGATGACATGCAGGTGGTCGATGCTGCGCCCGGCGGCGCGGCCGTCGTTGTTGCCGAGGGTGTACGCGTCGGGGCGGCTGCCGAGGAAGGGGAGTTCCAGCACGGTTTCGATGTGGTCCTTCGGTCGGTCCCGCAGGTCTTCCCGGTGCAGCATGTTGCGGTAGAGCTCGGCCAGGTCGGTGCTTTCGATCACCTGCCGGATGCCGTGGAGGGCGTCGAAGTAATCCGCCTGCTCCGCTGCGTCCAACTCGAACAGGGAGACGACGTGCCGCCGGGGGATCATCAGGGCGTGGCCCGGATTGACCGGGTGGGTATCGAAGACGCCGACGAACGAGCGGTTCTCGAAGATGAACGGGTCGGCCAGACCGGCGGACACCCGGCAGAAGTAGCAGTTCGGGTCGGCTGAGGCGATGGTCATCGAATAGGCCCGGTTTGTTCGCTAGGCGTGCGATTCTACTGAATCCACCCGACCGTCGACAGGGAGATGGCGGCTGCTCCTTTCAAGCCAACGACTTGTCTTGCCTAGCCGCAGCGCAAATGAAACGGCACGGAGTAACCGAGCGGGCCGCCAGTCCCCTTCTAACCCCTTGCCCATTAGTCACGCGCACATGGGTCCGGCCGCTTCGAACAGTTTCATCCTGGAAACTGTTGCCCGATCTACAGCAAGTCTGCGAACTCCCGCAAGCGGTCCGCCGTGACTACCAGCCCCTGTGCAGCGAGCGTTTCGAGATACTCTTCCGGCGACTTCGCCGGGTGTCTGAGGGAGGCACGATGTGTCTTGGCTGAGCCGATGACCAGACCCTGGTGCAGATCAAGTTGATGCTCGACGAATCGGTCCGGGTGCATGGCTTCTATGCCAAAGGGGTCGAGCGCGGCGACCGGGAAATCCTTGAGGTTGAACGTGACAACGATCTGGGCGTTGCACCGGATCGCCGCCGCGAGTACATGTCTGTCGCCCGCATCGGGTAACGTTAGCCCATCGATCAGCGGCTCGTAGCCGCTGACCAGGCAGTCTGGGACCGCCTCGTTCATCAGTTCGCGCGTCCGGGCGAGTTGATGCTCCAGGTCCGGTCGCACCTTCAGTAGGTTCCGAATCCATTCGTCATGTATGCGGTCCGTCCAGCGGGCGGCGAAGAGGCCTGTGGTCGCCAAGCGAAGCAGAAAGTCCCGCAGTGGAGCGGGATACAACACGCAGGCGTCGAACAGTACGACGAACCGCATCAGTAACCCATATCGTGGTCCTGGGCCTCTTTTGCCAGTTCGTCGAGCGCCGCCTTGCTTCGTTCATCGCGACGCCGTTTGTACTCCATCAGGTCCTGATAACGAATGCGGCGATGTGTACCCGTCTTCGTGAACGCGAGTTCGCCTGCCTCCAGCAGCTTGACCAGATGCGGGCGCGACACGTTGAGGAGGTCGGCCGCTTCCTGGGTGGTCAACTCCGCATGCGTAGGCACGACGGTGACGGCGTGGCCTTGAGCCATCTCGGCCAGCAGGTCACGCAGCAGCGTTAGCGCTTGGCGGGGAAGAATCAGGTCATGGCCGTCGAGGCGGACGTGGGCGCGATCTGCCTTCGGCTTCTCGGCCAGCAGGCGACTCAGTTCACCTGCCCCGGCGTGTGCTAAGCGTGAAGCTTCAGTGTCCGGCAGTTCCTGGTGACTCCGTTCAGCGCTCATGGTGCGAGACCTTCGGTCGGCTAGGCGTGCATCCCAACTCAGCATAAACGCAATAAACGCAACTCGCAATATTCGAAACGGCCGCGCGTCGTGGACCCCGCGGCCCTGCGCGGCGTGTCGCGCGCCGGACTCGTGATACTGTGGACAGACGGGCGCTGCGCGGGGACGAGCAGCCGGCCGACCATCCGGCATCTGGACCGATCCGGCGCGAGTTGAGGTAGAGGCATGTGGCTGCGGGTCAGCTGTAGCATCGAAATGGACTTCGAGGTGGAGAGCCCGATGATCCTGCTGTTGCGTCCGCGCAGCGACGCGCGGCAGTGGGTGGCGCGCGATCGCTATGCTGTCTCGCCGGCCTTGCCGATCACCGAGTACACGGACATGTACGGCAACCGCTGTCAGCGCCTGCTGGCCCCGCCGGGCCGCTTCGAGTTGAACGTCAGCTCGGATGTGAAGGTGGCGGCGCTGACCGAGCAGCGGCCCGATGCCCCTTACGTCCCGGTGCAGGATCTGCCCGACGATACCCTGATGTATCTGACCCCCAGCCGCTACTGCGAGTCCGACAAGCTGGACGCGCTGGCCTCGCAGATCGTGGCCGACTGCGCGCCGGGCTACGAGCAGGTGCTGGCGATCTCGCGCTGGATCAACCGCTCGATCGCCTACCGCACCGACTCCGACCCGGTGCCCGTCTCGGCCGTGGAGGTGGTGGCGCGGCGCGACGGCGTATGCCGCGACTTCGCGCACCTGGGCATCGCCTTGTGCCGCAGCCTGAGCATCCCGGCGCGCATCATCGTGGGCTACCGCCATCGCCTGGAGCCGATGGACCTGCACGCCTGGTTCGAGGCCTTCGTCGGCGGCCAGTGGTACCCTTTCGACCCGACCCAGCCGACCCTGAGCGGAGCGCGCGTGTACCTCGCGCGCGGCCGGGACGCGGCCGATGTGCCGGTGTTCGCCCAGTTCGGCCCGCTCGTGATCCCCTCGCGGATGGACGTGGCGGTCGAGGAGATTTCGGAGCCGGGACATTGATGCGCGAGTTTGCCGTTCGCCCTGACTTCATCGTTACGGTACGTCCCACCCCATGACCCGCTTCGCCGCCATCGACTTCGAGACCGCCTGCTACCGGGCCGACAGCGCCTGCGCGGTGGGCATCGTGATCGTGGAGGACGGGCGCATCGTGGAGCGGCTGTACCAGGTGATCCGGCCGCCGACGCGGTGGTTTTCGTTCACACATATCCACGGGCTGACCTGGGCCGACGTGCAGGACGCACAGGCGTTCGACGCGGTGTGGGAGGGCATGGCGCAGGCGCTGGAGGGCATCGCGTTCTTCGCCGCGCACAATGCGCCGTTCGACCGGGGCGTGCTCGCGGCCTGCTGCACGCGCTACGGGCTGCCGGCCCCCGCCCCCGAGTTCGTGTGCACGGTGCGCCTGGCGCGCGCGCAGTGGAACGTCCGCCCCACCAAACTGCCCGACGTGTGCCGCTACCTCGGCATCCGCCTCAACCACCACCACGCGGGCTCGGACGCCGAGGCCTGCGCGCAGATCGTGATCGCGGCGCAGCAGGAGGGGTGGCGCTACGCATGCGAAGGGACGGACCCGGGCATCGCCATCGATTCAACCGGTTGCGGCGACTGAGGTGCACTGGATACGACCACCCCCTCTGACTGGCGAAGGGCCTCATGGTCCGCGAGCGCGCACTCGACCTCCTTAGTCGAAGCAAACCGGTACTCGCCGCCCGATACGGCGTTACCGGCTTGGCCCTGTTCGGCTCCACGGTTCGTGGCGGCGCGCGCGCCGACAGCGATGTCGACGTATTGGTTGCCTTCGACGGCCCGGCCACCTCCGACCGCTACTTCGGCGTTCAGTTCTTTCTGGAGGATTTGCTCGGGGCGCCGGTCGACCTCGTTACCGAGAAGGCGCTACGCCCGGAGTTACGCCCCTTCATCGAGAAGGAGGCGGTTCGTGTCTGAGCGACCTCCCGAGCGCGCGTGGCATTTTTACGTGCAGGACATGATCCGCTTCGCGAGCGAGTGCTGAAGTACTCCGACGGGCTTAGTCAGAGCGACTTCTTCTCCAATGATCTCGTTCACGATGCAACGCTGCGCAACCGCGAACTGATCGGGAGGCAGCGACGCGTATACCCGACGATATTCGCACAGCGCATCCCGATATTGGGTGGCGGCGCATCATCGCTACGCGAAACCGTCTCATCCACGGTTATCTGGGCATCGACAGCGATACGCTGTGGAGCATTATTCGCGATGACGTCCCTGTGCTGCTCAAGAACCTGAGGGACCTTTAGCCCGCTGCGCCCAGGCGGCGATGCTGACCTGCCCTAGATCAGCGACCGCCAGGCGTCGCGGCGCAGCAAGAGGGTGGCGCCATGCCTAGCGGCACGTCACCCATTCTTTTTTTTCCAGCGCTTGCGCACACCGTCCCGCCTTGTGGCAGGATGAAGGCTAGGGCGTGCGCTTGCGACAAGAGAACGCACAACACACCGCGCGCGTCCCACAGGGAGTGCGCATGGGCAAGCGGCGAGAACCGACAACCGAGGAGGGCAGCGAGGCGCCCACCTGGTTTCCATGGTGGGTGTATCTGCTCCTCGCCCCCGCCGCTTATTTCGGCCTCGATAGTTTCACGTCACCCTCCGCCCTCCCCGCCCTACCCGCCCTCGGCGACGCCGCCTCACCGCTCCTCACGGGTTTGACCGCCCTGCAATATGCGATCCCCGCGCTCTGCCTGCTGGCCGCAGGCGTCGCCATCCGCACGCGCCTACTGCGCCGCTCGGCCGTAGCGGCCGATGAACTCGCCAGCCTCGTCGGCATCGAGCGGCCGCAGTTCGAGACACTGGCGCGCGAGTGGTTTCGGCGCCAGGGACTCACCGAGCGCGGGCTCGGCCAGCGCGAGGTCTGTTTGGTGCTGACCGCGGACGGGCGGCTGCGGGTGGTGCAGTGCAAGGCATGGCAGGCGGGGATCGTGGACGCCGACGTGGTGCGGGAGCTGTTCGACGTGATGGCGGCGCAGCGCGCCGACGGGGGTTATGTGGTGACCACCGGGCGCTTCACGGGCGAGGCACGCCACTACGCCAGCGGCAAACACATCGGACTGATCGACGGCGCGCAGTTGCTGAAGATGGCTCCGGCCGCGCCGGGCTCCGCTGGCGCTTCGGCCGCCACGGCTACGCCGGCGGCGTGAGCCCACCCCAGATCCACATTTCGTTTGACACATGACCGGCGGAGCGGATATTTTCGCATTTCGCGAAACGCGAATCATGCGAATAAACCGCGGACTACCACATGGCACGCGCCCGCAACCCACAACCCGCCCTGAAGGCGCAGGACCTCTATCTGGTCCTGGCGCTCGCCGCGCGAGGCCCCACCCCCTCGTCCTATCCTGAGTTGGCGGCCTTCACTGGACTCTCCATGTCCGAAGTGCACGGCGCGCTCAAGCGCGCGCACCAGGCTCAACTCCTGTATTTCGACGACCGTCGGCCCACTTTGATCGCGCCGGCGTTGCGCGAGTTTTTGTTGCACGGCGCGCGCTATGCCTTTCCGGCGGCTCGTGGAAGCATGGTCGCGGGCATGCCGACTGCGCACGCGGCGCCGCCGCTGGTTGAGCACATCGTGTCCGGCGGGGAGCCGCCGCCGGTATGGCCCTATGCCGATGGCACCGTTCGCGGCATCGCACTGTATCCGCTCTATCCTTCGGTACCCGCGGCCGCGCAGCGCAACCAAGCTCTGTACGAGTACCTCGCGCTCTTCGACGCGCTGCGCAGCGGGAACGCGCGGGAACGGGCGTTGGCGCGTGACCTGCTGGATGCCCGGCTATGAGAGCGGACGATCCCAACGTTGTGCTCGTGGAGGCTGTCGCTGGAGGCTTGGGCGATCTTTGCGAGGAACTTGTGTTCGTGGGCGGTTGTGCCGTGAGCTTGCTCATGGACTCGCCTTCGGCGGCGCCGGCTCGGGTCACGCATGATGTGGACCTTGTGGTCAAGGTGGTTGCGCTGCCGGCCTACTATGCCCTGGAGCGCGAGCTCGAACGCAGCGGTTTCAAACGGGATGACGACCCGGATGCGCCGATTTGCCGCTGGCGCCTGGGAGAGGTCATGGTCGATGTAATGCCCTCGGACCCGACCGTCCTCGGCTTTTCGAACCGCTGGTACGCCACGGTTGTTTCGAGGGAACATTTCTTGGTCCGGCTTCCGAGCGGGCGAGGGATACGGCTGATCTCAGCCCCGGGACTGCTCGCCACGAAATTCGAGGCATTCCGCTCGCGCGGCAAGAGCGACGCACTTCAGAGCCACGACCTTGAAGACATCATCAACATCATCGAAGCGCGGCGGAACATTATCGCGGAAGTGGGCGCATCAGATGCCGCCGTGCGCGAATACATTAAGGAACAGGTGGCCGACCTGGTTCAGGACAGAGGCTTTGCCCACGCGCTCCCGGGCTTGATCACGTTCGACGATATTTATCAGGACCGCCTTGACGCGGTGCGCGGGCGACTCGCCGCCCTCGCCCAGCTTGAGAACGGAGGTTCCACGGAATGATCACTCGCAGAACCCTCACGGCTGCCATACCGAGGAGCATGTCGCTAGCCTTGGTTCTCGTTTCCACGGCCAGCATGGCCCACCCCGGCCCCGAAGTCGTGCCGCCCGCCGAGCGCGAGCGCGCGGCGGCGCTGGCGGCGCAGGGGCCGGCGGAGAACCGGGGCATCGAGGATGTGTCGCGGCTGGGGGGCGTGGACCTCGGGCGCGAGTTCGAGGGGCTGGCGGGGCGCGAGCTGCGCGCGCGCGAGATCGTGATCGCGCCGGGCGGGGTGATCGGCGTGCACGAACACGACCGACGCCCGGGCATGGCGTACATCCTGGAAGGTGAGATCGTGGAGCACCGCAGCGATGCGCAGGAACCGCTGCTGCGGCGCGCGGGCGAGGCGGCCTTCGAGTGGAGCGGCGTGGTGCACTGGTGGGAGAACCGCTCGAACACGCCGGTGCGCGCGCTGGTGGTGGATATCGTGCCGGCCGAGGCGCGCTAGTAGGACCTTAGCGTTCCAGCCGAGCGGCGCCACGCGCGGTTGATGCTTTGGCTCGCGTCCGGTGGCGCGCGGCGATCGTCATGGCGGCACATCGCCGGGCCGCGCAGGCGCCCGATTTGGGCCGCGCGCGCATACGCGTTGCCCGCCCTTTTGCGAAACGATAGTCTGAGCACTGACCGTTTCTGATTCCGGGCAGGAGGCCCCGCAAGCCCAGGGGGCGCTTTGGCTCGATCGGCTATTGCTACACCTCCCCGCTTTCTAAAAGACCTGCTTGGCTGGTTGGCCGTCGCCGCCGGCTTCGTGGTTGCCGCGCGGCTCGGCGCACTGCTCATCGTGCAGCCGACCGAACTCAACAACTGGATGCCCATCTGGTTCCCCGCGGGGGTCGGTTTTGCGGCGGTCTATGCATGGGGCCCACGTGTCTGGCCCGGCATCTTCCTCGGCGCGTTGGTGACGGGGCTGTGGGCTGCCGTGCCGCCGCTTGTCGCAGCGCTGATCGGCCTCGGCAACGTTGTCGAGGCGCTGGTCGCGGTGTATCTGGTACGGCGCTTGGGCGGGCCGCTCCTGCTGGCGCATGTGCGCGGCGTGCTCGCCTTCGCGGCCGCGGCGGTGGTGGGCGCCGCGCTCAGCGCGTCGCTCGGGCTGGCGGCGCTGCTCGCCGGCGGCCTCGCCACAAGCACCGCAATCGGCTTGATGTGGTGGCAGTGGCTGTTCGGCAACGTCGCCGGGGTGTTCGTGCTCGCGCCGCTGCTGCTCGCCTGGAAGCGCAGCCCGCGCGTGGAAAAGGTGAACGGCGCCGAGGCGGTGCTCATTGTCGGCCTCGCGGTGCTAAGCGCACAGGCGATGTTCGGCGGTTGGACCGCCTCGGGGGCGCTACCGCTTAGTTTCGCCACGGTCCCGCTGCTGGTGTGGGCCGCGTTTCGCCTAGGGCTCGGCGGCACGGCGGCGGTCATCCTCACGCTGACCTTCATCGCGGCATGGAACACCGCGGCCGGGCGCGGCCCCTTCATGCACGAGAACGGCATCGCGAGCATGCTGCTGCTGCAGACCTACGTGGGCATTACCAGCTTCCTCGGTTTGATGTTCGCGGCGGTGATCGGCGAGAACGAGCGGGTGCGCCACCTCCAGCAACGCACGGTGCGGGATCTCGAACGGCGGGTGGACGAGCGTACCGACGCGCTGCGTGCGGCCAACCGCTCGCTGCACACCGAGATGGCCGAACGCGCCCGCGCGCAGCGCATCAGCAGCGGCCATGCGCGGGTATTGGAGCTGCTCGCCACCGGCCGCCCGCTGGAGGATGTGCTGCACCGGCTGTGCACCGAGACGCAGGCGGCGGCGCCGGGCGTGCTGTGCTCCATCCTGCTGCTGGATGCGGACGGGCGCCGTTTGCATCACGCCGCTGCGCCCAGCCTGCCGGGGTTTTACCGCCGCGCGATCGACGGGATCGAGATCGGGCCGGGGGTGGGCTCCTGCGGGACGGCGGCGGCGACCGGCGCCCGCGTGGTCATCGCCGACATCGCCAGCCACCCCTACTGGGCGGGGCTGCGCGAGCTGACCGCCCGGGCCGGGCTGCGCGCCTGTTGGTCGGAACCGATCAAGGCGCAGGACGGCGCGGTGCTCGGCAGCTTCGCGCTCTATTACCGCCAGCCGCGGGGTCCCGAGCCGTTCGAGCTCGAGTTGCTCGGCGGAGCGGCGCACCTCGCGGGCATCGCGATCGAGCGCAAACGCGACGAGCAGCGGCTCTACCAACTGGCGAACCACGATCCGCTGACCGGCCTGCTGAACCGCCCCGCCTTCCTGGCGGGGGTCGACCAGGCGCTCGGTGCCGCACGGCGGCAGGGCGTGCGCGCGGCGCTGCTGTTTCTGGATCTGGACAACTTCAAGCTGGTCAACGACACGCTCGGCCACGAGGCGGGCGATCAGCTCCTGCAGGAGGTCGCCCGCCGCCTGCAGGCGCCGCTGCGCAGCCACGACCTGGTTGCCCGCCTCGGCGGCGACGAGTTCACCGTGCTGTGCGAGCTGGCGCATTCGGGCGACGGACGCGCGGTGGCCGACAAGCTGCTGGACACCCTCGCGCCGCCGCTGGTGCTGGGCGGTCACGAGTTCGCCGTGAAGGGCAGCATCGGCATCAGCGTGTTTCCCGACGACGGCACCACCGCGGCCGAGTTGCTGAAGCACGCCGACGTGGCCATGTACCGCGCCAAGGAAGCGGGCGGCGACACTGCGCACTACTTCACCGCGGACATGAACGCACGCACGCAGGCCCGTCTGCGCATCGAGCACGAACTGCGCGCGGCGCTGACGCGCGAGGAGTTCTGCCTGCACTTCCAACCGCAGTGGCATCTGGCCAGCGGCGCCTTGGTCGGGCTGGAGGCGCTGGTGCGCTGGAACCACCCCGAGCGCGGGCTGGTGGGCCCGGCCGAGTTCATTGCCGCCGCGGAGGCCAACGGCCTCATCGTGCCGCTGGGCAACTGGGTGCTGCGCGCCGCCTGCGCGCAAGTCGCCGCGTGGCGGGCGCGCGGTCTGCCGTTGGTGCGGTTGGCGGTCAACCTCTCGCCGCGCCAGCTCCTCCACGAGGACGTCGCGGACGTGGTGGCCCGCGCGCTGCACGAGACCGGTCTGCCCGCGCAAAGCCTGGAACTGGAGCTGACCGAGACCGCGCTGATGGAGAACGTGGACGAGTCGGTGGCGGTGCTGCACGCACTGCGGGCGCAGGGCGTGCAGCTCGCCATCGACGACTTTGGCACCGGCTATTCGTCGCTGGCGCACCTCAAGCGCCTGCCGATCGGGCGCCTGAAGATCGACCGCGGCTTCGTGCGCGACCTCACCACCAACCCCGACGACGCGGCGATCGTGTCGGCCACCATCGCCCTCGGCCACAGCCTGCACCGCCAGGTCATCGCCGAAGGCGTGGAGAGCGACGAGCAGTTGCAGTTCCTCAAGGACGCCGGCTGCGACGAGGTTCAGGGCTACTTCCTCAGCCGCCCGCTACCGGCGACGGACATCCCGGCGCTGCTGGTCGCGTCCCGGACGCGCGACAAAGCCTGCTCCTAGGGCCGCCCAACACGGCGCGGATGGTCGGACTCTTCACACCGCAACAGCGCTATTTTTTGTTGCGCGCACGCGCAACGGCTCGGCCCGGCGGAGCGTCGAGCCGCCGCCCGATGCACTCCCCACTTTCCCCATAAGCCCATAGCCAAGCGCCGCTACTCCGCCCGTCGACGGGTGGGCGCTCGCCTATGCTAGGAAGGTGGGCCAGCCGCGGGAGGAACGTCCGATGAGCCAGATCGTAGAGGAAGTAATGGCCGCCAACGCGGCCTATGCCAAGGACTTCGGCGACAAGGGCAAACTCGCCATGCCGCCGGCGCGCCACTTTGCCATCCTCACCTGCATGGACGCGCGCCTGGACCCGGCCAAGTACGCGGGTCTCGCCGAGGGCGACGCGCACGTGATTCGCAACGCCGGTGGGCGCGCGAGCGATGACGCGATCCGCTCGCTGGTGATCTCGCACAAGCTGCTCGGCACGCGCGAGTGGTTCGTGATCCACCACACCGACTGTGGCATGGAGACCTTCACCAACGAGGTGATGGCCGAGCTGCTCACGAACAGCCTGGACACGGCCAGCATCGATGCGCAGGGATGGCACGACACGGGCAAAGGCCCCGGCTCGATCGAGGGTCGCTACATCAATTGGCTGACCATCAAGGACCAGGCGGCCAGCGTGGTGGAGGACGTCAAGCGCATCAAGGCGCACCCGCTGGTGCCGCACGACATTCCGGTGTACGGCTACATCTACGACTGCAAGAGCGGGCAGCTGCAGGAAGTGAGTAAGGCGACCGAGATCGGCAGGGCCGCGTAGGCGCTCGTTCGCGGAGCTCGCCTGCGCCGAGGCGCGACGATTTGCGCCCCCCGCCTGCTGGCGCAGGCGGCCCTCCCCCTCACCCCCTCCCGCCAGCGGGAGGGGGGATCAAAGCTGCAGGCGCCCTGGACTGTCCCCTACCGTGACGCGAGGGGGATGCAGAATGGGAGGCGGCTACTTCGGGGAATTCGCGCGTTCAAAGGCACGACGATTTGCGCCCTCCCTCGCGTTCGCGGGGGAGGGTCGGGGGGGGCCGCGGCGTAGCCGCGGGGGGTCCTGTGACGTGCCCCGCCTGCGGGCGCCTACCGTCCCGCGCCGGAGATATGCAGCGTGACGGACAGGCCGCCAAGCGCGGACGAGCGGCCGTACGCGACGCGGCCTTCGTACTGATCGACCACGTCGTGCACGATCGCGAGGCCGAGGCCGTGGCCGGGGGTCTGCTCGTCGAGGCGCACGCCGGGCTGGCCGAGGCGCGCGTAGGCCTCCGGCGCCACGCCCGGGCCGTCATCCTCGATCACCGCGTCCAGATCTCGGCCCTGGCGCACGCTCACCCGCACGCGTGCGGCGGCCCACTTGCAGGCGTTGTCGAGTAGATTGCCGAACAGCTCGAGCATGTCTTCGGCGTCGAGCGGCGCGGGCTCACCGCGCACGTCCAGGTCAATGGTCACGCGCCCCTCGTACAGGCGCTGCAGGGCCTCGGCGAGCGGCGGCAGTTCCGCGCGCGCATCGAAGCCCGCGCCGGGTTGGTCGCGACCGGCCAGTCGCGCGCGGCGCAGTTCGCGCTCGACCGTGCGGTGCATCGTCGCCAAGGGCGCGCGCAGCGCCTCGGCGGTGGCGTGGTCGCCGCGCGCAGCGGTCTCGTCGGCGATCTGACCGAGCACCGCGAGCGGCGTCTTGAGCGCGTGACTCAAGTTACCGAGCGCGCGCCGCTGGCGCGCGAGGCGCCGGCCGTGGTGGCGCACCAGGCGGTTGATGGCCTCCACCAGCGGCTCGATCTCGCGCGGCGCCCGCAGCTCGACCGGGGCGGGCGCGCCGCGCTCCAGCGAGCGGCAGGCGGCCACCGCGGCATCCACCGGGCGCAGCGCGCGGCGGATCACCAGCAGCTGCAACAACAGCACCAGCACCACCGCCGCCAGCATGGCGCCGAGCAGTTGCCGCTCCAGGCGCGCCACGGTCCGCTCCATGGCGCTCACGTCCTCGGCCACGGCGATGGTGACCGCCTGCCCCGCCACTTGGTAGCCGCGGCTGAGGACCAGCAGGGTCTGATCGAGCGGCCCGGGCAGGCGCGCGGTGCGCGCTTCACCCGGCACGAGCGCGGCGAGCGGCAGGTCCTCGTCCCACAGCGAGCGCGAACGCAGCACGGCATCGCCCGTGTCGATGCGAAAGTAATGCCCCGACAGGGGGCGTTCGTAGATGATCCCGACGCTGCCGGCGAACAATTCGACCGGCTCGGCGGCGGCCAACAGGCGCGCGTACAGCGTGTCGGCGTCGTGCTCCAGGCGGGTGAGCACGTAGTCCTCGACCAGGGCGCCCGGGATCACGCGCAGGCCCGCCGCCTGCAGCGCCAACAGCGCCAGCAGGCCGGCGCCGATCAGCAGCGTGAGGTGGCCCTTGAGGGAGCGCATCAGGCGTCCGCCCGGAGCACGTAGCCCTGCCCGCGGCGGGTTTCGATCAGCCCGGGGCCGAGCTTCTCGCGCAGGCGGCGCACGTAGACCTCCAGCACGTTGCTGTCGCGCTCGCTGTCGTACTCGTACAGGTGTTCGGAGAGCCGCGTCTTGGACAGCACCTGCCCCGGGTGGCGCAGGAAGTAGCGCAGCAGGCGGTATTCGGTGGCGGTGAGCGCCAGGGTCTCATCGTGCGCGTTCAGCAGGCACTGACGCGTCTCGTCCAGGCGCCAGGGGCCGACCGTGAGCTGCACGTCGTGCACCGGCGCGGCGCGGCGCAGCAGCGCGTGGACGCGGGCAATTAATTCCTCGGTGTGAAAGGGTTTGCCGAGGTAGTCGTCGGCGCCGGCCTGCAGGCCCTCCACCCGCTCGCGCCAGCCGTCGC contains the following coding sequences:
- a CDS encoding response regulator transcription factor codes for the protein MRVLLVEDDADLGPRLRQRLTKEGFAVDLASGGIDGRHLGETEPYDLVILDLGLPEIPGLDILRAWRGAGLTLPVLILTARDGWRERVEGLQAGADDYLGKPFHTEELIARVHALLRRAAPVHDVQLTVGPWRLDETRQCLLNAHDETLALTATEYRLLRYFLRHPGQVLSKTRLSEHLYEYDSERDSNVLEVYVRRLREKLGPGLIETRRGQGYVLRADA
- a CDS encoding EAL domain-containing protein; translation: MARSAIATPPRFLKDLLGWLAVAAGFVVAARLGALLIVQPTELNNWMPIWFPAGVGFAAVYAWGPRVWPGIFLGALVTGLWAAVPPLVAALIGLGNVVEALVAVYLVRRLGGPLLLAHVRGVLAFAAAAVVGAALSASLGLAALLAGGLATSTAIGLMWWQWLFGNVAGVFVLAPLLLAWKRSPRVEKVNGAEAVLIVGLAVLSAQAMFGGWTASGALPLSFATVPLLVWAAFRLGLGGTAAVILTLTFIAAWNTAAGRGPFMHENGIASMLLLQTYVGITSFLGLMFAAVIGENERVRHLQQRTVRDLERRVDERTDALRAANRSLHTEMAERARAQRISSGHARVLELLATGRPLEDVLHRLCTETQAAAPGVLCSILLLDADGRRLHHAAAPSLPGFYRRAIDGIEIGPGVGSCGTAAATGARVVIADIASHPYWAGLRELTARAGLRACWSEPIKAQDGAVLGSFALYYRQPRGPEPFELELLGGAAHLAGIAIERKRDEQRLYQLANHDPLTGLLNRPAFLAGVDQALGAARRQGVRAALLFLDLDNFKLVNDTLGHEAGDQLLQEVARRLQAPLRSHDLVARLGGDEFTVLCELAHSGDGRAVADKLLDTLAPPLVLGGHEFAVKGSIGISVFPDDGTTAAELLKHADVAMYRAKEAGGDTAHYFTADMNARTQARLRIEHELRAALTREEFCLHFQPQWHLASGALVGLEALVRWNHPERGLVGPAEFIAAAEANGLIVPLGNWVLRAACAQVAAWRARGLPLVRLAVNLSPRQLLHEDVADVVARALHETGLPAQSLELELTETALMENVDESVAVLHALRAQGVQLAIDDFGTGYSSLAHLKRLPIGRLKIDRGFVRDLTTNPDDAAIVSATIALGHSLHRQVIAEGVESDEQLQFLKDAGCDEVQGYFLSRPLPATDIPALLVASRTRDKACS
- a CDS encoding sensor histidine kinase; its protein translation is MRSLKGHLTLLIGAGLLALLALQAAGLRVIPGALVEDYVLTRLEHDADTLYARLLAAAEPVELFAGSVGIIYERPLSGHYFRIDTGDAVLRSRSLWDEDLPLAALVPGEARTARLPGPLDQTLLVLSRGYQVAGQAVTIAVAEDVSAMERTVARLERQLLGAMLAAVVLVLLLQLLVIRRALRPVDAAVAACRSLERGAPAPVELRAPREIEPLVEAINRLVRHHGRRLARQRRALGNLSHALKTPLAVLGQIADETAARGDHATAEALRAPLATMHRTVERELRRARLAGRDQPGAGFDARAELPPLAEALQRLYEGRVTIDLDVRGEPAPLDAEDMLELFGNLLDNACKWAAARVRVSVRQGRDLDAVIEDDGPGVAPEAYARLGQPGVRLDEQTPGHGLGLAIVHDVVDQYEGRVAYGRSSALGGLSVTLHISGAGR
- a CDS encoding carbonic anhydrase, translating into MSQIVEEVMAANAAYAKDFGDKGKLAMPPARHFAILTCMDARLDPAKYAGLAEGDAHVIRNAGGRASDDAIRSLVISHKLLGTREWFVIHHTDCGMETFTNEVMAELLTNSLDTASIDAQGWHDTGKGPGSIEGRYINWLTIKDQAASVVEDVKRIKAHPLVPHDIPVYGYIYDCKSGQLQEVSKATEIGRAA